The following proteins come from a genomic window of Miscanthus floridulus cultivar M001 chromosome 2, ASM1932011v1, whole genome shotgun sequence:
- the LOC136536862 gene encoding uncharacterized protein, whose protein sequence is MAFIRHIPPLEGGNYRVWREKYELALALSENDLVLTSPCPTEPVDPVREEKESDADFTARQRDHAEVHMKYDLERKKWDISNRECLMVAKSTISDAIRGSIPDCDTATEYLMKVESQFTSSSKAYASTLIKKLFNEKYTGGGTKEHILKMSNLASKLKPMDLGLKDEFLIHLVFASLPKEYETFVVNYNMQPDK, encoded by the coding sequence atggcatTCATCAGGCACATACCACCTCTAGAAGGGGGCAATTACAGGGTATGGCGAGAGAAATATGAGCTTGCACTTGCGCTGTCCGAGAATGACTTAGTGCTCACCTCcccatgtcctactgagccagtggacccggtgagggaagaaAAAGAGTCAGacgctgatttcactgctcggcagcgagatcatgcagaagtgcacATGAAGTATGATCTCGAGCGCAAGAAGTGGGACATCTCGAACCGcgagtgcttgatggtggccaaGTCTACTATTTCAGATGCTATAAGGGGGTCTATCCCAGACTGTGATACCGCCACTGAGTACCTTAtgaaggtggagagtcagttcactagctcttccaaggcttatgctagtacattgatcaagaaattgttcaatgagaAATATACTGGTGGCGGTACCAAAGAGCACATTTTAAAGATGAGCAACTTGGCTTCGAAgttgaagccaatggatttggggctcaaggatgagttcctgattcatttggtttttgcttccttgccaaaggaatatgaaacctttgttgttaactacaacatgcagcccgataaGTGA